In a genomic window of Carassius gibelio isolate Cgi1373 ecotype wild population from Czech Republic chromosome A3, carGib1.2-hapl.c, whole genome shotgun sequence:
- the LOC127953376 gene encoding meteorin-like protein — MLSPFLAHLLSVVLLCRIARSQYSSDQCSWRGSGLTHEGHTRDVEQVYLRCAQGFLEWLYPTGAIIVNLRPNTLSPAASLLSICIKPSKESSGTHIYLDRLGKLRLLLREEDQAEGRVHCFSIQDGALFIEAVPQRDISRKITAFQYELVNHRPGADPQSLSAPCQPCTDAEVLLAACTSDFVARGSILGVAETDDQTSVTVSLSGLYRQKTQVFVSGGGRAKRWTGFVKMPSQCRVKPGEGEFLFTGTVRFGEAWLSCAPRYKDFLRVYQDAQRQRTNPCHLDTD, encoded by the exons ATGCTCTCGCCGTTCTTGGCGCATTTGCTGTCGGTTGTGCTTCTGTGTCGGATTGCGCGCTCCCAGTACTCAAGCGACCAGTGCAGCTGGAGGGGCAG TGGACTGACACATGAGGGACACACTCGGGATGTGGAACAGGTGTATCTCCGCTGTGCCCAGGGGTTCCTGGAGTGGCTTTACCCCACAGGGGCCATCATCGTCAACCTGCGTCCAAACACACTGTCCCCAGCGGCATCTCTTCTGTCCATCTGCATCAAACCCTCTAAGGAGTCCAGCGGGACCCACATCTACCTGGACCGGCTAGGCAAACTGCGACTGCTCCTCCGGGAGGAAGATCAGGCAGAGGGGAGAGTGCACTGTTTCAGTATTCAGGACGGGGCGCTCTTCATCGAGGCAGTGCCTCAAAGAGACATCAGCCGAAAAATCACAGCCTTCCAGTACGAGCTGGTCAACCACAGACCAGGAGCAGATCCACAGTCATTATCTG CACCCTGCCAACCCTGTACAGATGCGGAGGTCCTGCTGGCCGCTTGCACCAGTGACTTTG TGGCGCGAGGCAGTATTCTTGGTGTGGCAGAGACCGACGACCAGACCTCTGTCACTGTGTCCCTGAGTGGTCTTTACAGACAGAAGACACAAGTGTTTGTTTCAGGAGGCGGCCGGGCCAAACGCTGGACAGGCTTTGTGAAGATGCCCAGCCAGTGCAGAGTTAAACCAGGGGAGGGTGAATTCCTCTTCACTGGGACTGTGCGATTCGGAGAGGCCTGGCTCAGCTGCGCGCCACGGTACAAGGACTTCCTTAGGGTGTATCAGGACGCACAACGGCAACGGACCAACCCATGTCATTTGGACACAGACTGA